In Bdellovibrionales bacterium, the following proteins share a genomic window:
- a CDS encoding general secretion pathway protein GspK, with protein sequence MPKRKTRLTKILTPLSNSRGVALMMAIFIMTILTFLAVEVSYRTSIENNIATQGVSRIRAYYAARAAIELSLFRIHLYKKALAAFGDKLGEARFMLDPLWQFPFMWPPVLPDEIHGVDRAQIESVVKESSMKASYSVAIESEGGRIDINDLGADSKDLVKATRQQILQVFQAEVDSNEKFAKRYGSFNFEELVNNMIDWVDDDSQSLNGGAEKGYYPDFKSDAVPPSAPFKTLKEMHMVAGMTDELFEVLARRVTVYGSKGINVNYSAKEVLKSLDPQLTDEIVDKIMKRRSNSNEGGPFQSTDDFYRFIESLGVRTTSFNPAKIPLTFDAELNFRIRATGVFGRVSRDIEVVTFDFDNIKERYIEILTKAEKDEQEPAGGGGGGGGSGDPTPSGAEDKSKPPDDKKPSKTKLNAPKGRPTIVYWNEN encoded by the coding sequence ATGCCGAAGCGAAAAACCCGACTGACGAAAATCCTGACCCCGCTCAGTAATTCTCGTGGTGTCGCTTTGATGATGGCGATTTTCATCATGACCATTCTGACTTTTTTGGCCGTCGAAGTCTCCTATCGTACCAGCATTGAAAACAATATTGCAACTCAAGGTGTTTCAAGAATTCGGGCCTATTATGCCGCTCGCGCGGCTATCGAACTAAGTCTGTTTCGAATACACTTGTACAAGAAAGCCTTAGCCGCTTTTGGCGATAAACTCGGCGAAGCACGATTTATGCTTGACCCCCTTTGGCAGTTTCCTTTCATGTGGCCCCCCGTGCTACCTGACGAGATTCACGGTGTTGATAGGGCTCAGATTGAATCTGTGGTCAAAGAATCCTCCATGAAGGCCTCTTATTCGGTTGCAATTGAATCCGAGGGGGGAAGAATAGACATCAATGACCTAGGAGCTGACTCGAAAGATTTGGTGAAGGCCACTCGCCAACAAATCCTTCAAGTCTTTCAAGCTGAAGTTGACTCTAACGAAAAATTTGCCAAACGCTACGGTTCTTTTAATTTCGAAGAACTCGTCAACAATATGATTGACTGGGTTGATGATGACAGCCAGAGCCTCAATGGCGGAGCAGAGAAGGGTTACTATCCTGATTTTAAAAGCGACGCCGTTCCACCAAGCGCTCCCTTCAAAACCCTCAAAGAAATGCATATGGTTGCGGGAATGACGGACGAACTCTTCGAGGTCTTGGCAAGACGTGTGACGGTCTACGGATCTAAAGGCATCAACGTCAATTATTCTGCGAAGGAAGTTCTTAAATCTCTTGACCCTCAGTTGACCGACGAGATCGTCGACAAAATCATGAAACGGCGTTCAAACTCAAATGAGGGAGGTCCCTTTCAATCAACTGATGATTTTTACAGATTTATCGAGTCCTTGGGAGTCCGCACAACTTCATTCAACCCAGCGAAAATCCCGCTGACATTTGATGCGGAGCTTAACTTTCGCATCAGAGCCACAGGTGTCTTCGGCCGAGTCTCGAGAGATATCGAGGTTGTGACTTTTGATTTCGACAACATCAAGGAAAGGTATATCGAAATCTTGACCAAAGCCGAGAAAGACGAACAGGAACCCGCTGGTGGCGGCGGTGGCGGCGGCGGCAGTGGTGACCCCACACCCAGTGGGGCCGAAGATAAATCAAAGCCTCCAGATGACAAAAAGCCATCCAAAACAAAATTAAATGCGCCGAAGGGTCGGCCCACTATAGTATATTGGAATGAGAACTGA
- a CDS encoding pilus assembly protein PilM, producing the protein MARVKAQIQKAHDGGIDPSIICPEGIAFANLFEDWSEPPIQEPAPLAAEADVSPSAPHAAQAILNIGHKSTFLIVRSQNRLVAIRTLDWGGTDIANALAKKYQIHIVEALKELRKKGFILTSDVGATNDQISFSDTIKDVVDGLAHELHLTLLEIESDQNIRIEKAFLCEGACQLQNLGPYLTQKLEIPFNRLKEISGNASLNFESNSAGEVSGAVAISLAIEGLKRPRNPAVNLLRGVLAKQSQTFKRVMEKWGHTLTIAAVSFAALLIWSILRESFSETMTENALEQLKVQAQNITGGELKGARANSSNIRKYIQEKENEAKNRKLAEKVHSISSALDVLKSITESTPSKKKIVVDVASVRVDNDQVEIQGSVASPSQVDALVASWKGLSLDGKIEKFNPTVKIQSGKSTFGLRFRVERIKGS; encoded by the coding sequence TTGGCTCGAGTCAAGGCCCAAATTCAGAAGGCCCACGACGGGGGCATCGACCCCAGTATTATTTGCCCAGAGGGAATCGCCTTTGCTAATCTGTTTGAAGACTGGAGTGAACCTCCGATCCAAGAGCCAGCCCCTCTTGCGGCAGAGGCAGACGTTTCTCCATCTGCTCCCCATGCTGCTCAGGCCATACTCAATATTGGACACAAATCGACCTTCCTTATTGTTCGCTCTCAAAATCGGCTGGTAGCTATTCGTACCCTGGACTGGGGAGGGACGGATATCGCCAATGCTCTCGCAAAAAAATACCAGATTCATATTGTCGAGGCGCTCAAAGAATTACGTAAAAAGGGATTTATTCTCACCTCGGACGTAGGAGCCACCAATGATCAGATTTCCTTTTCTGATACGATCAAGGATGTGGTTGATGGATTGGCCCACGAACTGCATCTCACTCTCCTTGAAATTGAATCCGACCAAAATATCCGTATAGAAAAGGCATTTTTGTGTGAAGGGGCTTGTCAGCTCCAAAACTTAGGGCCCTATCTGACTCAAAAGTTAGAGATTCCGTTTAATCGACTGAAAGAAATCTCAGGTAATGCCTCACTTAATTTTGAAAGCAACAGTGCAGGTGAAGTTTCGGGAGCCGTGGCCATCTCTTTGGCGATCGAAGGACTCAAGCGCCCCAGAAATCCAGCGGTTAATTTGCTTCGTGGAGTCCTCGCAAAGCAGAGTCAAACCTTCAAGCGTGTCATGGAGAAGTGGGGACATACACTCACAATCGCTGCCGTGAGCTTTGCCGCTCTCCTCATTTGGTCCATATTACGCGAGTCCTTCTCTGAAACTATGACAGAGAACGCTCTTGAGCAGTTAAAAGTACAAGCACAAAACATCACCGGCGGAGAGCTAAAAGGGGCACGAGCCAATTCGTCAAATATTCGAAAGTACATTCAAGAAAAGGAAAATGAAGCAAAAAATCGCAAACTGGCTGAAAAAGTTCATAGCATCTCTTCTGCCTTGGATGTCCTGAAATCGATCACTGAGTCGACACCAAGCAAGAAGAAAATCGTGGTTGATGTGGCGTCCGTCCGAGTCGACAACGACCAGGTCGAAATTCAAGGCTCCGTCGCTTCACCCTCTCAAGTAGATGCTCTGGTTGCCTCTTGGAAGGGACTTTCTCTCGATGGAAAAATTGAAAAATTTAATCCGACAGTGAAAATTCAAAGTGGAAAATCTACATTTGGTTTGCGTTTTCGCGTTGAACGAATAAAGGGCAGTTAA
- the gspN gene encoding type II secretion system protein GspN, whose protein sequence is MLVFISSSLFTLILFPYDDLADVVTIQVSKLSDNQVFIQFDHLGIDFFPTPGINLEKVEVQTPQLPTIRADELTLSPSIAGLLTFKPGLVARAEGFLEGNVSLKFKSGEKVEDGVYRKDIELRVTQLELSHLKELVEIPVKLTGKANLNTSFDVDPTFRDQPQGEIEFNTGEIKLPPSTIPTYYGPLSLPAFNWTQMMMKGRMVGGKFIIEMAELGGPKDAFNGQLKGSIDVTMSSRGGGLVPQFGAYELKLKLNVTKAAQESLSLASYAVRISGSRFGVNPSFSALAAF, encoded by the coding sequence TTGCTTGTTTTTATCAGTTCCAGTTTATTCACTTTGATTTTATTTCCCTATGATGACCTCGCTGACGTGGTCACAATCCAAGTCAGTAAGCTTTCTGACAACCAGGTCTTTATCCAGTTCGACCATTTGGGAATTGATTTCTTTCCCACACCTGGAATCAATCTTGAAAAAGTTGAAGTTCAGACTCCACAGCTCCCAACGATTAGGGCCGATGAATTGACTCTGTCGCCCTCCATTGCCGGACTGCTCACCTTCAAGCCAGGCCTTGTGGCCAGAGCTGAAGGTTTTCTTGAGGGGAATGTCAGTTTGAAGTTCAAGTCCGGCGAGAAGGTGGAGGACGGGGTCTATAGAAAGGACATTGAATTGCGAGTGACCCAGCTTGAATTGAGTCATCTCAAGGAACTCGTCGAAATTCCCGTCAAATTGACAGGAAAGGCGAATCTCAATACATCTTTTGATGTAGATCCGACCTTTCGCGATCAGCCCCAAGGAGAAATAGAATTCAACACGGGAGAAATCAAACTCCCTCCCTCAACAATTCCAACCTATTATGGACCACTGAGTCTTCCGGCATTTAATTGGACACAGATGATGATGAAGGGACGGATGGTGGGAGGTAAATTTATTATTGAAATGGCTGAGCTTGGCGGTCCTAAAGATGCCTTTAATGGACAGCTCAAAGGCTCCATTGATGTCACAATGAGCTCCCGCGGGGGCGGGTTAGTTCCTCAGTTCGGCGCCTATGAATTGAAATTAAAGCTCAATGTCACAAAGGCGGCCCAAGAAAGCTTGTCGCTAGCCAGTTATGCCGTCCGGATTTCGGGCTCGCGGTTTGGGGTCAATCCGTCCTTTTCTGCATTGGCCGCCTTTTGA
- a CDS encoding single-stranded DNA-binding protein, whose translation MGMSGVNKVILVGRLGTDPEVKTISSGNTVARLSLATSENWKDRDGQRQERTEWHRIVLWGKQAELAGKYLVKGRQVYIEGRLQTRSWEDQQGQKKYTTEIVANVIQFLGGGNQSEAGRGNIDDMGSQDFGPEPKFDADEEIPF comes from the coding sequence ATTGGAATGTCTGGAGTGAACAAGGTCATTCTCGTCGGTCGCCTGGGTACAGATCCCGAAGTTAAAACTATCTCTTCTGGAAATACTGTGGCTCGATTGAGTCTCGCCACAAGTGAAAATTGGAAAGACCGCGATGGTCAGCGCCAGGAACGAACAGAATGGCATCGAATTGTTCTCTGGGGCAAACAGGCAGAGTTGGCTGGAAAATATCTCGTGAAAGGTCGTCAAGTTTATATAGAAGGCCGACTGCAAACACGTTCGTGGGAAGATCAACAGGGACAGAAAAAATACACGACTGAAATTGTCGCCAACGTCATTCAATTTTTGGGCGGAGGCAATCAGTCCGAAGCAGGGCGTGGGAACATTGATGACATGGGATCTCAGGATTTCGGACCCGAACCAAAATTTGATGCTGATGAGGAAATACCATTTTAG